CGTTATTTGAAAAGGTTCCGGATTGAATGTCTTTTCAAGAACCTCAAGTCTCTGGGTTTTCGGCTGGAGAACACCCACATGACGGATGCTCGGCATCTGGAACGCTTGGTATGCCTACTGGCAGTGGTGTTTGTGTGGGCGGTGAAACTGGGCGAAAGGGTGCTTATTCCGAAAAAGAAGCATGGTCGACTGGCTCGGAGTGTCTTCCGGGTGGGGATTTCTCTACTGCTGGAGTTATTCAGGAAGCCATTGCAGGCTTTACTGGAAGGCCTTCACCTGTTGTTCCCCAAACTTGTCGGGTACTGAGATGCGGAGTATAGAAACTGAGACTTACATGAAGCTGACTGAATCCTGAATCCAAGCTGAAGAGAGTCAAAAAAAACAGTGTTCCAGAAGGGTTTTTAAAATATGTATATTAAATGTAGTTTATTTACAAAGGCTGGAAGGGTTCAAAAAGTGTCCAAAAGAGGTGGTTTGATGAAGAAAATTCAGAGGCTGTCAGTTTCAAGTCAGCCATCTCCATAGACTGATTTCAGAAAACAATCAAAGGCCCAACCTGAGTTGCACTCAGGTGGCTTTTGACACCCTTAAACCCCAAGCACAGGAGGAATTTGCATGACCACAACACCCCACTTTTCAAACGGTTGTGTGCCCTGGACCATCTGGGTGGTTGAGCACAATCTCGATTTGCAAGGACCGTTGTGTGCCTGCCTCCAGCATCAGGGGCATCAGGTGCGAAGCTTTTCTTCGCTGGGTGAATTGCTGCAGGGACTGATTTATGGACGGCCAGATTTGCTGGTGCTCAGCCTTGATCTGCCAGATGGAAATGGTTTGTACCTGTTGCATGACCTCAAACCAGAGTGGAATGTTCCAGTGCTGGTCATGGGATCGGGGACCCCTGCGGTTCAGCGCATCTGGTGTCTGGCCAATGGTGCAGATGACTTTCTGGATGCCTCCTGCCATCCAGAGGAACTGGTTGCTCGGGTCAGCATTTTGCTGCGTCGCGTTCATGCTGGTAGCAGGGTGATTTACCATGGAAGAACTTTGCTTGATGTGCAGAAATGCCGTCTCAGCACGGAAAAGGGTTATGTGCTGGTGACGGAGCATGAAACCCGATTGCTGGAGTACTTCTTGCAAAATCCCGACCGTTTGATCCAGAGGGATGTGCTGGAATACCAGATTTATGGCGCTCCATCTCCACAATCCAACAGTCTGGAAGCCAGACTTTCCTGTCTGAGACGAAAACTCCGTCAGGTGGGCAGCCACCTCAACATCCGTGCCCTGAGGAACAAGGGGTACATGCTCACTCTGGATGCCCCTGCCATGGTGCCATGGTCAGGGCGGATGGAAGTTGCGTCCCTTTCTTTTGAACAGCACCTCTGACTGTGGTGACTGTAGCAGCA
This genomic stretch from Deinococcus misasensis DSM 22328 harbors:
- a CDS encoding response regulator transcription factor yields the protein MTTTPHFSNGCVPWTIWVVEHNLDLQGPLCACLQHQGHQVRSFSSLGELLQGLIYGRPDLLVLSLDLPDGNGLYLLHDLKPEWNVPVLVMGSGTPAVQRIWCLANGADDFLDASCHPEELVARVSILLRRVHAGSRVIYHGRTLLDVQKCRLSTEKGYVLVTEHETRLLEYFLQNPDRLIQRDVLEYQIYGAPSPQSNSLEARLSCLRRKLRQVGSHLNIRALRNKGYMLTLDAPAMVPWSGRMEVASLSFEQHL